A region of the Candidatus Eisenbacteria bacterium genome:
GAGAGATGACCGTAGAGCGTGTAGTAGCTGTCTCCGTGGTTGACGATGATCATCTGCCCAAAGGCGCCGTAGTCCTCGGACGTGTAGTCCACCCGCCCCTTCGCCACGGCGCGCACCGGGCTGCCGATCGGCGCCGCGATGTCCATTCCATTGTTGGTGATCACGACCTTGGGAAAGCGGGGGTTGTGCTCAGGGCCGAAGCGTCCGACGACGTCACCCTGGACCGGCCATTCGAGCGCCCCCTGGCCCTTGGCGAAATCACCCGAGTAGGGCTTCGTTGACTGGCGCTTCTGCTCGAGGCGTGAAAGCAGGCTGCGAAGCTGCTGCGCCGTCCTCTCCAGGTCGGCCGCCGCCGCCTCGTACGCTTCGCGCTGGGTCTGGATCTGCTGGATCGCGCTGCGCTTGGCTTCCCGCTGCACCGCGAGGCGGCGGTTCTCGCTGGTGGTGGCGTTCGCGGTGCGCTGCACCTGGGTCAGATGGCTCTGCAGGCGGCGCTCGAGCGTCTCGACCACTTCCTTTCGATCGCGCACGCCTTCGAGCAGGAAGCGATCCTGCTGCGCGACCAGGACCAGGTAGTCCCAGCGCGCGAGCAGCTGGCCGAAGGATTGAGTGGACAGCAGGAATTCGAGCTCGCGAGCCGGGCCGAATTTGTAGAGGGCGCGCAGCCGCTTCCCGAGACGGTCCCGCTGATCCGCGAGCAGGCCCAGGTTGCGCTGCAGGTCGCCGCGCGTCATGTCGAGCTGTGAATCGAGCCGCTGCCGCCGGCGCTGCAGATCGTCGAGGCGGCGGCGGCTGAGGTTGAGCCGCCGCTCGGTGCGCTTGAGCTGCGAGAGCGCGCGGTTCTCCTGACCCTTGAGACGGGAGGCCGCCTCGCGTTTCTCCCGCGCCTGGCGCTGGATGTCTTCCAGCTCGCGGCGCTTCTGGATGGCGACGCTGTCTTCCTGCGCCGAGGCCGGCGAGGCGCCGATCATCGCGGCCAAGAGCAGCATGGCGAATGCCCGCTTCAACCTCGTCTCCTCAGGGCCCCACCGCGCGCAGCACGCGCGACAGGGCCAGCATCGCGGCCAGCCACGCGACGCCGATCGCCGCGCCCACGAACATGAGCGCATAGGGGACCGGCAGGAACACGAGGCCCACGACCCGCGCCGAGAGAGCCTGCTGCACGCCGAAGAGCAGGGCCAGCGACAGGAAGGCGGCGAGACCGGCTTCGAACATCGCCTCGAGCACGAAGGGCACGGCGATGAATCCGTCGGTGGCGCCGAGACGGCTCATGATCTCGACCTGCGGCCGGCGGGCGAGCACGGTGAGACGGATGGTGTTGTAGACGATGAAGAGGATGGCGAGCGCCACGACGATGCCAACGGCGATCGTGCCTTTGACCAGCGTCGCGCCGATCTGGTCGAGGCGGTGGACCCATTCCTCTCCGTATCGCACGTCTTCGACCTCCGGGAACTCACTGATCTGCTTCGCGGCCAGGTCCATGGCTCCGGGGGTGAGCAGCGCCGGCCGCAGCTTGACCCGAAGCGAAGCCGGCAGCGGGTTGTCCTGCACCGCTTCCAGCAGCGAGGGATCCCCGAGCTGCTTGGCGAAGTCCTTCCACGCGTCTTCCTTGCTCACGTAGGTCACCGCGCCGTAGAGATCGGTGAGACGCCCGATCAGCACGTCGCGCTGCGAAGCGGTGACGTCGTCCCGCAGGAAGACGACCATCTCGCGGCGATCACCGAGCGCCTGCATCTGGACTTCGGCGTTGTGGGTGAGCAGCAGCAGCACGCCGGAGAGCGTGAGCGCGGCGGCCAGCGAGAATACCGCGGTGTAGGCGAGCCCTCGGTGCTGCCGGAAGGAGCGCGCCGCCTCGCGCAAGTAGAAGAGATGCACGTCAGGCTCCCGCGCCCGAGCGCCCGGCCGCCACCGGGACGTTGGCCGCCACCGGCTGGCCGTCTTCGTTCACCTGCTTGCCGTCGTCGAGGTGAATGATCCGCGCGCCGAGACCGTCGGCGACTTCCCGCCGGGTGGTCACGAGCACGAGGGCGGCGCCCTCGCCGTGGATGCGCTTGAGGAGGCGCACGACCTCTTCGCCGCTCTTCTTCTCGAGGGCCACGGTCGGCTCGTCGGCGAGGATCACCGCCGGGCGGTTGACGATCGCCCGCGCGATCGCCGCTCGTTGTCGCTCCCCGGCGGAAAGCTCGGCGGGGAAAGCGTTCTGCTTGAGCTGCAGTCCGACTTCCTCGAGCGCGTACATCACGCGGGGAATGACTTCTTCGTTCGCGAACCGTCCGGCGATCCGCACCGCGAGCGCGACGTTCTCGAAGATGGTGCGGTCGTTCAGGAGCCGGAAGTCTTCGTAGATGATGCCGAGAGTCCGCCTCAGCAGGGC
Encoded here:
- a CDS encoding peptidoglycan DD-metalloendopeptidase family protein, producing the protein MKRAFAMLLLAAMIGASPASAQEDSVAIQKRRELEDIQRQAREKREAASRLKGQENRALSQLKRTERRLNLSRRRLDDLQRRRQRLDSQLDMTRGDLQRNLGLLADQRDRLGKRLRALYKFGPARELEFLLSTQSFGQLLARWDYLVLVAQQDRFLLEGVRDRKEVVETLERRLQSHLTQVQRTANATTSENRRLAVQREAKRSAIQQIQTQREAYEAAAADLERTAQQLRSLLSRLEQKRQSTKPYSGDFAKGQGALEWPVQGDVVGRFGPEHNPRFPKVVITNNGMDIAAPIGSPVRAVAKGRVDYTSEDYGAFGQMIIVNHGDSYYTLYGHLSDISVSVGQEVSSGQVIARSGDTGSLKGPILHFEVRRGGTALNPQTWLR
- a CDS encoding ATP-binding cassette domain-containing protein translates to MITFENVSKRFGERLALDNLSWHMDEGEAVAFLGPNGSGKTTVLRLITHEIQPTSGKVTVGTFHARRLRRGHRALLRRTLGIIYEDFRLLNDRTIFENVALAVRIAGRFANEEVIPRVMYALEEVGLQLKQNAFPAELSAGERQRAAIARAIVNRPAVILADEPTVALEKKSGEEVVRLLKRIHGEGAALVLVTTRREVADGLGARIIHLDDGKQVNEDGQPVAANVPVAAGRSGAGA
- a CDS encoding permease-like cell division protein FtsX, which encodes MHLFYLREAARSFRQHRGLAYTAVFSLAAALTLSGVLLLLTHNAEVQMQALGDRREMVVFLRDDVTASQRDVLIGRLTDLYGAVTYVSKEDAWKDFAKQLGDPSLLEAVQDNPLPASLRVKLRPALLTPGAMDLAAKQISEFPEVEDVRYGEEWVHRLDQIGATLVKGTIAVGIVVALAILFIVYNTIRLTVLARRPQVEIMSRLGATDGFIAVPFVLEAMFEAGLAAFLSLALLFGVQQALSARVVGLVFLPVPYALMFVGAAIGVAWLAAMLALSRVLRAVGP